In the genome of Pusillimonas sp. T7-7, the window GCGCTTGTAGGGCCGACCTGAATATTCTTTAGCACGTTGATGTGCGCTATTGAGCCGCCCCCAGCGCCAATTTCGAACAAGTCGATGACCGGTATTCGTAAAGGCAACCCACTACCCTTCTGAAACCGGGCAGCGCGGTCAACCTCATAGATTCGGTCAGTATCTGGCTCATACTGATCAATAAGACAAATTTTGGCTGTCGTCCCGCCCATGTCGAATGCCGCCACCTTGGTCTCCCCTGCACGCCTAGCGACATCGGCGGCGTATATTGCACCGCCGGCAGGGCCGGACTCGACCAGCCGGACAGGAAATCGCCGTGCCGTCTCCAGAGAGGTCAGGCCGCCATTCGAAGTAACGAGATAAAGGACACCTTTAAACGACTTGCTTTCGAGTTGCTTTTGCATCCGACGCAAATAGTCTGCCATTTGTGGCTGCACATACGCGTTGGCAACAGTGGTAGAAACCCGCTCATACTCTCGGATCTCAGGGCAAACCTCACTGGAAATCGAGACATGCAAGTGCGGCAAGGCGTCAAGCAATAGCTTACGCGCTTCCTGCTCATGCGCTGAATTGCGGTAGGCATGTATGAAACAGATGGCCACGCTAGCGACGCCCTCGCGATTGATAACGGCGATCTGCTCGGCCAATCCACTGCGGTCTAGCGCGAGAATCTCATGCCCGTTTGCGTCAATTCGCTCCGTGACTGTCAACCTCAAACCGCGCGATACCAGAGGTGCTCGACGCTCTAGTTGAAGGTCGTACTGGTCGAAGCGTCCCTCGGTTCCGATCTCTAATACATCCCGGAAACCTTCAGTAGTTATCAACGCAGTGTTCGCCCCACGACGTTCGAGAATGGCGTTCGTCGCGAGTGTAGTGCCATGGACGAACACACCCACGTCCCTTAAGCTCAATGCGTTGAGTTCCAAAAGTTGGGACGCACCTTCAAGTACTGCCTCTTCAGGCGCCGCCGGTGTGGTCAAGATCTTCGAAGTGACACGAGTGCCGTTCGGGAGCTCGGCGACAATGTCCGTGAATGTGCCACCAATATCGGCCGACAGCCTTACTCGGGGTCTGGTTGCGTCAACCATAAGTGAGTTCCAAAATTATGTTTCGATTGACCAACAACGAGGATATATGTGTAAAAATGTATATGTTTTTCATGGATATAACCCGCATAACGTTGGGAATATCCTAATGATACGCTAATGAATTGTTAATATAACTAGGGATTTTACTTATGAGCAAGTCAGACAAGCCTTTAGTCCTCTCGCCTCATCTCGTGTCGCCCAAGGGAGCAGAACTGAGTGAGTTCGAGTTCAGCATGATCGTTTGCTGGAATGCGTTTACACGCTGGCTCGTCAAAGGCGCTTCGGCGACAGATGTGGGAGAAATGAATTTCCTTGATGTGGTGGTGCTGCACCAACTCAAACATCGCTCCAAGAATAAAAAGGTTGCAGACATCTGCTTCGTCTTGAACTTCGACGACGTGCATGTAGTGACGTACTCGCTGAAAAAGCTTGTGGCAGCTCGCCTGGCTATCGGGGAAAAAGTAGGAAAGGAGGTTCTGTACCGAACAACCGAAGCGGGCGAAGCTGCAATCGAGAGTTACCGCCAAGTTCGAGAGCAGTGCCTAATGAGCAATGTCGACGACGCGCTGAATACTCATCTTCGTGAGTTGGCAAGTTCGCTTGGCAATCTGACCAGCCTGTACGAACGAGCAGCGCGCTCGGCGTCTACGTTGCGTTAGGGCTAAATAGGAGCGCGAAGCGGAACAAATTTAAACTTTGCGGAGACCGCGTCTGCGGCAGCCGGACGCTTGTCGACGCAGCATCGACATCCGGCCATCGGTGCCGCTCCCCTGCATATGGCGACTAGAGCAACGGTTGACTCGTAAGCGATCCATGGAACACAGGGTTTTCAGGCAGCGAGGTCCATGGCAACCTGTTGGCTATCTACATTCCATGGAAGCAAGGCCTCGATGTCTTCAACCGTTTTTGCCAGCGGCAACCGTTCCAGCACATACTTGAGCCAGGTGTAGGGCTCGTGACCATTTGCCTTGGCCGTTTCGACCAGCGAATAGACGACCGCGCTGGCGTGGGCGCCGCCCGGCGTGTCCGCGAACATCCAGCCCTTTCTTCCAATCACAAAGGGACGAATCGAAGTTTCGACGGCATTATGTCGCCTTCCGGAACATGCCGACTAGAAGCCGCCAACCTGTATTTCTACAGCATTACGGCGCGCAGGCGATCCTGGTATGAATACATGAACTACTCCCAAGTAGTCCAAGATTTTGTCCGCATCCCCAGGTGATAATTTAGGAAATCACGATGAGTATGAAGATGGAAGACGAGATCAAACGCTGGACAGCCAAGCGGAAAAGCGCGCTGGTGGCGCCCGACGCGATTGCGGTTCGGCGAAGTAACCTGGAACGCGCCGACAGCGCGCCTCAATCTTCGCGTCGGCGAGGAAAGACCCTTCGTGCCCCGATTTATCACCGGCACTGCGCCGCCGCTGTTCGTGCCTCCGAAGAGGCTTCGCACTCGGCTTTTCCCGGACAATCAGCAGGAATTGAGCCTTGCTACCGCATGGCGCCTCGTCAGCGACGGCCAGACCGTGCTGATCTATTGTCCAGAGCGTCGCAGTGTTGAACCGTTCGCCAAGGTCATCGTTGACTTGCACTCGCGCGGCGCACTCGCATCCTTGCTCACGGTT includes:
- a CDS encoding winged helix DNA-binding protein, yielding MSKSDKPLVLSPHLVSPKGAELSEFEFSMIVCWNAFTRWLVKGASATDVGEMNFLDVVVLHQLKHRSKNKKVADICFVLNFDDVHVVTYSLKKLVAARLAIGEKVGKEVLYRTTEAGEAAIESYRQVREQCLMSNVDDALNTHLRELASSLGNLTSLYERAARSASTLR
- a CDS encoding hydantoinase/oxoprolinase family protein, which translates into the protein MVDATRPRVRLSADIGGTFTDIVAELPNGTRVTSKILTTPAAPEEAVLEGASQLLELNALSLRDVGVFVHGTTLATNAILERRGANTALITTEGFRDVLEIGTEGRFDQYDLQLERRAPLVSRGLRLTVTERIDANGHEILALDRSGLAEQIAVINREGVASVAICFIHAYRNSAHEQEARKLLLDALPHLHVSISSEVCPEIREYERVSTTVANAYVQPQMADYLRRMQKQLESKSFKGVLYLVTSNGGLTSLETARRFPVRLVESGPAGGAIYAADVARRAGETKVAAFDMGGTTAKICLIDQYEPDTDRIYEVDRAARFQKGSGLPLRIPVIDLFEIGAGGGSIAHINVLKNIQVGPTSAGSEPGPACYGRGGEEATVTDADTVLGLIDPDAFAGGTVQLDVRAAEHALEKVAAPLCFSVEMAAYGIHEMVCENMSNAARVHAIEKGKSIADHTLIAFGGAAPLHVARIAEKVGISRILVPPNAGVGSAIGFLRAPISYEIVRSRHSLLGALDVREISEMLTLMEDEASALVRQGAPHEALIVRHHAYMRYVGQGHEIAITLPDKNLHGLDAARLSQAFEASYIQLFGRTIPGAEVEILTWSVLVATKPNHAEDAALPPIGGQPSVPKGYREYFDGIEEKRVSVPVYARHELQFEQQIMGPALIAEDQTTTFVSSSFNVSVDRCGNLVMDRKTKSEATV